One genomic segment of Pandoraea sputorum includes these proteins:
- a CDS encoding superoxide dismutase produces the protein MLAYLGASPQSLPNLPYAQDALEPVISARTVGIHYGKHHQAYFTNLHKLLADTPLASATLEQLILKSHGREDMEDVFNNAAQAWNHNFYWKSLSPVQTSPDERLSRAIVGKFGSLEALSKQLMSVSASQFGSGWGWLVVDKGELAVVKTGNAETPFTRSGQLPLLTVDVWEHAYYLDYQNRRPDYLAETIAKKLNWTFASANYARI, from the coding sequence CTGCTTGCCTATCTGGGCGCGTCGCCGCAATCGCTGCCGAATCTGCCCTACGCGCAGGACGCGCTGGAGCCCGTGATCTCGGCACGCACCGTCGGCATTCACTACGGCAAGCATCATCAGGCGTACTTCACGAATCTGCACAAGTTGCTCGCCGACACGCCGCTCGCAAGCGCAACGCTCGAACAACTCATCCTGAAGTCGCACGGCCGCGAGGATATGGAGGACGTTTTCAACAACGCCGCGCAAGCCTGGAATCACAACTTCTACTGGAAGTCGCTCAGTCCCGTGCAAACGTCGCCGGACGAGCGTCTCTCCCGCGCCATCGTCGGCAAGTTCGGTTCGTTGGAGGCGCTGTCGAAGCAATTGATGTCCGTCAGCGCGTCGCAATTCGGTAGTGGCTGGGGATGGCTCGTCGTCGACAAGGGCGAACTGGCTGTCGTGAAGACGGGGAACGCCGAAACGCCATTCACGCGCAGCGGACAGTTGCCGCTGCTCACCGTCGACGTCTGGGAGCATGCGTACTACCTCGACTACCAGAATCGCCGTCCCGACTATCTGGCGGAGACGATTGCGAAGAAGCTGAACTGGACATTCGCGTCGGCCAACTACGCGCGGATTTGA
- a CDS encoding alpha/beta fold hydrolase — translation MRKLLSFVLLLASLHALPAFADKFSFPPEFKQQAIATNGAKIYVRVGGHGPAVVLLHGYGETGDMWAPLAARLAKTHTVVVPDLRGMGLSDHPANGYDKKNEARDIAGVLDTLKIGKVDVVAHDIGNMVAYAFAAEQPDRVTKLVLMDAPIPGVGPWEEILKNPLLWHFRFGGPDMERLVKGRERIYLDRFWNEFSADPKHFDEASRRHYTRFYALPGAMHSGFEQFHAFDQDAIDNKAFLAKGPLPMPVLAIGGEKSFATMMATVASAAATNVKGAVIPNAGHWLMEEQPEATMTAITEFLQ, via the coding sequence ATGCGAAAGTTGCTTTCGTTTGTGTTGTTGCTTGCGTCCCTCCATGCCTTGCCGGCGTTCGCCGACAAATTCTCGTTCCCCCCTGAATTCAAACAGCAGGCCATCGCCACCAACGGCGCGAAGATCTACGTGCGCGTCGGCGGGCACGGACCGGCGGTCGTGCTGCTACATGGATACGGCGAAACGGGCGACATGTGGGCACCGCTGGCTGCGCGGTTGGCCAAGACCCACACCGTCGTCGTACCTGATCTTCGTGGCATGGGCCTGTCCGATCATCCGGCGAACGGTTACGACAAGAAGAACGAAGCGCGTGATATCGCGGGCGTTCTGGATACGCTCAAGATCGGCAAAGTGGATGTCGTCGCACACGACATCGGCAATATGGTGGCGTATGCCTTTGCCGCCGAACAGCCCGACCGGGTGACGAAACTGGTGCTGATGGACGCACCGATTCCCGGTGTCGGGCCGTGGGAAGAGATCCTGAAGAATCCGCTGCTTTGGCACTTCCGCTTTGGTGGCCCGGATATGGAGCGTCTCGTGAAGGGGCGCGAACGCATTTACCTCGACCGCTTCTGGAACGAGTTTTCGGCAGATCCGAAGCATTTCGATGAAGCGTCGCGCCGGCATTACACGCGCTTCTACGCGCTGCCCGGCGCGATGCACTCCGGTTTCGAGCAATTCCACGCCTTCGATCAGGACGCCATCGACAACAAGGCCTTCCTTGCCAAAGGACCGCTCCCCATGCCAGTGCTGGCCATCGGCGGCGAGAAGTCTTTTGCCACGATGATGGCGACGGTCGCGAGCGCGGCGGCGACCAACGTCAAAGGCGCGGTTATCCCGAATGCCGGGCATTGGCTGATGGAGGAGCAGCCGGAAGCGACGATGACGGCCATTACCGAGTTTCTTCAGTAG
- a CDS encoding cation diffusion facilitator family transporter, with product MSHSPNDAHDHGHHHGHAHSHSHAGHSHAGHTHTSGVTDQKRIGIAFVIIAIFMVVEVVGGMLSGSLALLADAGHMVSDAAALAFSWIAIHYGKRPATLQLTYGYKRLEVLAAFVNGCALIVIAAWIVIEAIRRFAAPVPVVGMTMLIVAFAGLLANIAAFMVLHGGNRENLNMRGAWLHVMGDMLGSAAAIVAAGVILLTGWTPIDPLLSIFVAVIILKSAWGIVKSSAHILLEGTPHSLNPTEIKADLEKTVMEVQDVHHIHTWSITGERHMITLHAVPAPGVSARDAMTAVQQRLATRFNVEHATIQIEDAECADSHSGADCDGASALAPAKSAHEDHGHSH from the coding sequence ATGTCGCACTCACCGAACGACGCTCATGATCATGGGCATCACCACGGGCACGCTCACTCACATAGCCACGCCGGGCACAGTCATGCCGGTCATACCCATACCAGTGGCGTCACCGATCAGAAGCGGATTGGGATTGCGTTCGTCATCATCGCCATCTTCATGGTCGTCGAGGTCGTCGGCGGGATGTTGTCCGGCTCGCTCGCGCTGCTGGCCGACGCCGGGCACATGGTCAGCGACGCCGCCGCGCTTGCCTTCAGTTGGATCGCGATTCACTACGGAAAACGTCCCGCGACGTTGCAACTGACCTACGGGTACAAGCGTCTCGAAGTCCTCGCCGCATTCGTGAACGGCTGCGCGCTTATTGTCATCGCGGCGTGGATCGTCATCGAAGCGATTCGACGGTTTGCCGCGCCGGTGCCGGTCGTCGGCATGACGATGCTGATCGTCGCGTTCGCCGGGCTGCTCGCCAATATTGCTGCCTTCATGGTCCTGCACGGAGGCAATCGGGAAAATCTCAACATGCGCGGCGCATGGCTGCACGTGATGGGCGATATGCTGGGATCCGCTGCCGCCATCGTCGCGGCCGGTGTGATTCTTCTGACGGGATGGACGCCTATCGACCCGCTGCTGTCGATCTTCGTCGCCGTGATCATCCTGAAAAGCGCGTGGGGCATCGTAAAGTCCTCCGCGCATATCCTGCTCGAGGGCACACCCCACTCGCTTAATCCGACAGAGATCAAAGCCGATCTGGAGAAGACCGTGATGGAGGTGCAGGACGTGCATCACATTCACACGTGGTCCATCACCGGCGAGCGCCACATGATCACGCTGCACGCCGTGCCCGCACCCGGCGTAAGCGCACGTGACGCCATGACCGCCGTGCAGCAGCGTCTCGCGACACGCTTTAACGTCGAACACGCCACGATCCAGATCGAAGACGCGGAATGTGCCGACAGCCATAGCGGTGCCGATTGCGACGGTGCATCAGCCCTGGCGCCGGCCAAGTCCGCACACGAGGATCACGGCCACTCGCACTGA
- a CDS encoding LysR family transcriptional regulator, giving the protein MSKLPDFEGLAMFAKVAEEGSFAAAAREMGVSVATVSRGVARLEDRLGARLLNRTSRQLALTEFGRTLCEKAGEIYRQAEAAEGAAREMSVQPRGLVRVAVPMSFGLRWVAPLLPEFFRRYPDVQVDLHLADSTVDLVADGFDAALRIAALPDSSLVARRLCAVTQFVVASPAYLAREGRPAHPRELVDRPCMSYAYRARSDVWRFTNDAGDEELVTPVGPLRVTNSDALLPMLLEGLAISELPEFIAAEYLSDGRLEAILTGWSLTKGGLYFVTPSARARPAKVSALSDYFAEHLSEPTWRWPRG; this is encoded by the coding sequence GTGTCGAAACTGCCTGATTTCGAAGGGCTTGCGATGTTCGCCAAAGTCGCCGAGGAGGGGTCTTTCGCGGCGGCGGCGCGCGAGATGGGGGTGTCGGTCGCCACCGTGTCGCGCGGGGTCGCCCGTCTGGAGGACCGTTTGGGCGCGCGGCTGCTCAATCGCACGTCGCGTCAACTCGCGCTGACCGAGTTCGGCAGGACGTTGTGCGAGAAAGCTGGCGAGATCTACCGGCAGGCTGAAGCCGCCGAGGGCGCAGCCCGTGAGATGTCGGTGCAGCCTCGCGGGCTGGTACGAGTGGCTGTGCCGATGTCGTTCGGGCTGCGCTGGGTCGCGCCGTTGCTGCCAGAGTTCTTCCGGCGCTATCCGGATGTCCAGGTCGACCTGCATCTGGCCGATTCGACCGTCGATCTGGTGGCGGATGGATTCGATGCGGCGCTGCGCATTGCCGCGCTGCCGGATTCGTCGCTAGTCGCGCGACGTCTGTGCGCAGTGACGCAATTCGTCGTCGCGTCGCCCGCCTATCTGGCGCGCGAAGGCCGTCCGGCGCATCCGCGCGAGTTGGTGGATCGGCCCTGCATGTCGTACGCCTATCGTGCGCGCAGCGACGTCTGGCGCTTTACCAACGATGCGGGAGATGAAGAACTGGTGACGCCGGTCGGGCCGCTTCGCGTGACCAATTCCGATGCGCTGCTGCCGATGCTGCTCGAAGGACTCGCCATCTCCGAGTTGCCGGAGTTCATCGCCGCCGAATATCTGAGCGATGGGCGGCTCGAAGCGATTCTCACCGGTTGGTCGTTGACGAAAGGGGGGCTGTACTTCGTCACGCCATCGGCACGCGCGAGGCCCGCGAAGGTCAGCGCATTGTCGGACTACTTTGCCGAGCATCTGAGTGAACCGACGTGGCGCTGGCCACGCGGTTGA
- a CDS encoding SDR family NAD(P)-dependent oxidoreductase → MARKLDNKIALVTGATSGIGLATAQRFAAEGAHVYLTGRREAELDAAVASIREVGGKATGLRVDSTKLDELDSLYKQIGEAHGRLDVLFANAGGGSMLALGDITEAHYDETFDRNVKAVLFTVQKALPLLADGASVILTGSTAGSSGTAAFSVYSASKAAVRAFARSWILDLKSRRIRVNTISPGATRTPGLLDLAGDDAAQRQGLADYLAAQIPLARLGEATEIASAALFLASDDASFVNGAELFVDGGQQQI, encoded by the coding sequence ATGGCACGCAAACTTGACAACAAGATCGCACTCGTCACCGGCGCAACCAGCGGCATCGGCCTGGCTACGGCACAACGCTTTGCTGCCGAAGGCGCGCACGTCTATCTGACGGGCCGCCGTGAGGCCGAGCTCGATGCGGCGGTCGCATCGATCCGCGAAGTCGGTGGCAAGGCCACCGGTCTGCGCGTCGACTCGACGAAGCTGGACGAACTCGATTCGCTGTACAAGCAAATCGGCGAAGCCCACGGCCGTCTCGACGTGTTGTTTGCGAATGCTGGCGGCGGCTCGATGCTCGCGCTCGGCGACATCACCGAGGCGCACTACGACGAGACGTTCGACCGTAACGTGAAGGCCGTGCTGTTCACGGTGCAGAAGGCGCTGCCGCTGCTGGCAGACGGTGCGTCGGTGATCCTGACGGGATCGACGGCTGGCAGCTCGGGTACCGCGGCGTTCAGTGTGTACTCGGCGTCAAAGGCAGCGGTGCGCGCGTTTGCCCGTAGCTGGATTCTTGACCTGAAGTCGCGCCGCATCCGCGTGAACACGATCAGCCCGGGCGCGACCCGCACCCCCGGCCTGCTCGATCTCGCAGGCGACGACGCTGCGCAACGTCAGGGGCTGGCCGATTACCTTGCCGCACAGATCCCACTCGCGCGCCTCGGCGAAGCGACGGAAATCGCCAGCGCCGCCCTGTTCCTCGCGTCTGACGATGCCAGCTTCGTGAACGGTGCGGAATTGTTTGTCGACGGTGGTCAGCAGCAGATTTAA
- a CDS encoding AAA family ATPase, with protein MLIVFAGRPGTGKTTVARELAGAIAAVYIRIDTLEQAFIGSVDGGVDIGPAGYMAGYAVAKDNLSSGLTVIADAVNAFQLTRDAWRTLATEMGVGILEVELICSDTSLHRKRVEERQADIPGHKLPTWKRVIERQYDPWDLDHLVIDTARVSVSQAVDKIVNCLKTAERQNLPQSS; from the coding sequence ATGTTGATCGTCTTTGCTGGACGTCCCGGTACAGGGAAAACGACCGTTGCAAGGGAACTCGCGGGTGCGATTGCTGCGGTTTATATCCGTATCGATACGCTTGAGCAGGCGTTTATCGGCTCGGTGGATGGCGGGGTGGATATCGGCCCCGCTGGCTACATGGCCGGGTACGCGGTGGCCAAAGACAACCTTAGTTCCGGTCTGACGGTGATTGCCGACGCCGTCAACGCATTCCAATTGACTCGGGACGCGTGGCGAACATTGGCGACGGAAATGGGGGTAGGTATTCTGGAAGTCGAACTGATTTGTTCCGACACGTCGCTGCACCGAAAGCGTGTAGAAGAACGGCAGGCCGACATTCCCGGCCACAAGTTGCCGACGTGGAAGCGCGTCATCGAGCGCCAGTACGATCCGTGGGATCTCGACCATCTTGTCATCGACACCGCCCGCGTGTCCGTCAGTCAGGCGGTGGATAAAATTGTCAATTGCCTGAAGACCGCCGAAAGACAAAATCTGCCGCAATCGTCGTGA